Proteins from a single region of Polyangiaceae bacterium:
- a CDS encoding alpha/beta fold hydrolase, with protein sequence MRRRSPSCLASPSHQRVSPPTQRAASQPRHRKASPAHHRATLRAASPRPRLRSVLVAALLALGPSSACSPAFHQGAMPGEPKGATFAKVQGARVRFVDEGKGPAVVMLHGFASSLETWERVRPALSPRHRVIALDLKGFGWTDRPEGDYSPRAQAELVRALLDQRGVRDVAVVAHSWGASVALQFALAFPDRVRRLALYDAWVFEEQLPTTFHWSRAGGVGEVLFGAFYDQNPDEKMAMAFFDRRYVDEKFVEAVERAMERPGTTAAALQASRDQRFAEVQQRYPKIEKPALLLWGREDRVTPLSVGERLARTLPNSTLKVYPRCGHFPMIEAAAASTRDLEAFLAQDRAASGEREDTASSADAGESASSGKPEHSTAPRPKNPAHSAATPSESPEAPSAPQPSAPSPAGVDDVGERKPQLSPNPFDRGVGK encoded by the coding sequence GTGAGGCGTCGTTCCCCCTCCTGTCTCGCGTCGCCGTCGCATCAGCGCGTGTCGCCGCCGACGCAGCGCGCTGCATCGCAACCGCGGCACCGCAAAGCGTCGCCCGCGCACCACCGCGCCACGCTGCGCGCCGCCTCACCACGACCGCGACTGCGCTCCGTCCTCGTCGCCGCGCTCTTGGCCCTCGGGCCCTCGAGCGCTTGTTCCCCCGCGTTTCATCAGGGCGCGATGCCCGGCGAGCCGAAGGGCGCGACCTTCGCCAAGGTACAAGGCGCGCGCGTGCGCTTCGTGGACGAAGGCAAGGGCCCCGCCGTCGTGATGCTGCACGGCTTTGCCTCGTCCCTGGAAACTTGGGAGCGCGTGCGCCCCGCGCTGTCGCCACGCCATCGCGTGATCGCCCTCGATCTGAAGGGCTTCGGCTGGACCGATCGCCCCGAAGGCGACTACTCCCCGCGCGCCCAGGCCGAGCTCGTGCGTGCGCTGTTGGACCAGCGCGGGGTTCGCGACGTGGCCGTCGTGGCGCATTCCTGGGGCGCCTCCGTCGCGCTGCAGTTCGCCCTGGCATTCCCCGATCGCGTTCGACGTCTCGCCCTCTACGACGCCTGGGTCTTCGAGGAGCAATTGCCCACGACCTTTCATTGGTCCCGCGCGGGCGGGGTCGGCGAAGTGCTGTTCGGCGCGTTCTACGACCAGAACCCCGACGAGAAGATGGCGATGGCCTTCTTCGATCGCCGCTACGTCGACGAAAAGTTCGTCGAGGCCGTGGAGCGCGCGATGGAGCGACCGGGCACCACCGCCGCGGCGCTGCAGGCATCCCGCGACCAACGCTTCGCGGAAGTACAGCAGCGCTATCCGAAGATCGAAAAGCCCGCGCTATTGCTGTGGGGCCGCGAAGATCGCGTGACGCCGCTCAGCGTGGGTGAGCGCTTGGCGCGCACCCTGCCGAACTCGACGCTCAAGGTGTACCCGCGCTGCGGTCACTTCCCGATGATCGAAGCCGCGGCTGCATCGACACGGGATCTGGAGGCGTTCCTGGCCCAGGATCGCGCCGCGAGCGGCGAACGCGAAGACACCGCATCGTCCGCGGATGCCGGCGAATCCGCATCAAGCGGGAAGCCCGAGCATTCGACTGCGCCTCGCCCCAAGAATCCCGCGCATTCCGCCGCGACGCCCTCGGAATCGCCCGAAGCTCCTTCAGCGCCGCAGCCGTCCGCGCCGAGCCCCGCTGGCGTCGATGACGTCGGGGAGCGCAAGCCCCAACTATCCCCAAACCCCTTCGACAGGGGAGTTGGCAAGTGA
- a CDS encoding TIGR04551 family protein has translation MTRSARRWLAIAALFATRSAAATTFADYGKDLGAAPEETVLVDGSFRTRAALLYNLDLDRGPTPSGQLLYPVPLDDVTGQTLTHADMRLRMDVALVAPGGGAAVKLRLDALDNVALGSRPDGIPTGTTTQRSPDDPLRIKRAWGEVLTPVGVLAAGRMGAHWGLGILANAGDCADCDSGDAADRVAFVTPLLDHYWAIAYDFSATGPFVPDRAEHRLIDIAPSATVHTVTAAVMRSRSEWARERRSAADKHTIDYGAYVSRRWQQKDVPAGYLPTATPVAIDDRQVISRGYTATAADLWLRWVGPGIRVELEGAYLDAKIDQPSLIPGLVVRKAATSKQFGMALQSEFGKRESAVGGGIDAGYASGDAAPGFGAFPKVGAAAPVKGDLDGAQARPPFDNTVDNFRFHPDYRIDRILFREIIGTVTDAMYLRPHGRVTLLDTPTGTLGFDVAVIASRAAEASSTPSGEAGLGVEFDETLAYRSHDGFELALEQATLFPLAGFDNPVLGLEAENAQLWRARVAFYF, from the coding sequence GTGACGCGGTCGGCGCGCAGGTGGCTCGCGATCGCGGCGCTGTTCGCGACGCGCAGTGCAGCGGCAACGACCTTTGCCGACTACGGCAAGGACCTGGGCGCGGCTCCGGAAGAGACAGTACTGGTCGACGGCTCCTTCCGCACGCGCGCGGCGCTGCTCTACAACCTGGATCTCGACCGCGGACCGACGCCGTCGGGTCAGCTGCTCTACCCCGTGCCCCTGGATGACGTGACGGGACAGACGCTGACCCACGCGGACATGCGCTTGCGCATGGATGTGGCGCTGGTTGCACCGGGCGGCGGCGCAGCGGTGAAGCTGCGCTTGGACGCCCTGGACAACGTCGCCCTCGGCAGCCGTCCCGACGGAATTCCCACGGGCACCACGACGCAGCGTTCACCTGATGATCCCCTCCGCATCAAACGCGCATGGGGGGAAGTGCTGACGCCTGTGGGTGTGCTGGCCGCGGGTCGCATGGGCGCGCACTGGGGTCTCGGGATCCTGGCGAACGCCGGGGACTGCGCGGATTGCGACAGTGGGGACGCCGCCGATCGCGTCGCGTTCGTCACGCCCTTGCTCGATCACTACTGGGCTATCGCCTACGACTTCTCCGCCACGGGTCCCTTCGTTCCGGATCGCGCGGAGCATCGCCTGATCGACATCGCGCCGTCTGCGACGGTGCACACGGTGACCGCGGCGGTGATGCGCAGTCGCAGTGAGTGGGCGCGCGAACGGCGCAGCGCGGCCGACAAGCACACCATCGACTACGGTGCGTACGTGTCGCGTCGCTGGCAGCAGAAGGACGTGCCCGCTGGATACCTGCCGACCGCCACGCCCGTCGCCATCGACGATCGCCAAGTGATTTCGCGCGGCTACACCGCGACCGCGGCGGATCTGTGGCTGCGCTGGGTGGGGCCGGGCATTCGCGTGGAGCTCGAGGGAGCCTACCTCGATGCGAAGATCGACCAACCGTCGCTGATCCCGGGACTAGTCGTGCGCAAGGCGGCCACTTCGAAACAATTCGGGATGGCGCTGCAGAGCGAGTTCGGCAAGCGCGAAAGCGCCGTAGGTGGCGGCATCGACGCGGGCTACGCGAGCGGCGACGCAGCGCCTGGTTTCGGCGCGTTTCCCAAGGTGGGAGCGGCGGCACCGGTGAAAGGTGACCTGGACGGAGCCCAGGCGCGGCCCCCCTTCGACAACACGGTCGACAACTTCCGCTTTCACCCCGACTATCGCATCGATCGCATCCTGTTTCGCGAGATCATCGGCACCGTGACGGACGCCATGTATCTGCGACCGCACGGACGCGTCACGTTGCTCGACACACCGACGGGAACGCTTGGCTTCGATGTCGCGGTGATCGCATCGCGCGCCGCCGAGGCCAGCTCCACTCCGAGCGGCGAAGCAGGGCTCGGCGTCGAGTTCGATGAAACCCTGGCCTACCGTTCGCACGATGGGTTCGAGCTGGCGCTGGAACAGGCCACGCTCTTTCCCCTGGCCGGCTTCGACAATCCTGTCCTCGGCCTCGAGGCGGAAAATGCTCAACTCTGGAGGGCACGTGTTGCGTTCTATTTCTAG
- a CDS encoding long-chain fatty acid--CoA ligase — MLDLSQFEQPKIAPRAVFDALAEKRSRPRFMVPSEGGDWRAVTWGAFAEGIERAAAHLVGVGIELGDRGAVFAPNRVEWLMAALGIQAAGGVMVPIYPASTPDQAAYVIEHSDAKVVFVDTAPLLSALISRWNALGKVARIVTLDDAVQPMDVLRALRERGAMDLPSAADVEAKIVSWSRAQAAGAAALHDAPSLVQQRMDAVSLDQPGLMLYTSGTTGNPKGVPLTHRNVSINGLDWLRNNAPVLEEGYVDLLWLPMSHIFGFGEACLGNTLGFTSYLTDPVSVLSKLPEVKPNVLMSVPAYWEKLAIAAGAEPEGDARRKRLAELTGGRLRFCLSGGAGLKREVKELFYSCGLLIIEGYGLTECSPTLTLNRPGAFRFDSVGQPLPSVQLKLAEDGEILAKGPTVFSGYHKDEAATREAFDDDGWFKTGDVGRFTDDGFLQIVDRKKEILVTAGGKNVPPANIELRFADEPLVQHAVVYGDGKKYLVLGLWLDPEQVDRALGDTAPQARSEAIRTMAQEAVDRVNAHLAKFEQIKSFRIMDEPLTVSGGLLTSTLKVRRKQVYARFAPQFEGMYGA, encoded by the coding sequence ATGCTCGACCTATCCCAATTCGAACAGCCGAAGATCGCGCCCCGCGCCGTGTTCGACGCCCTCGCGGAAAAGCGCTCACGTCCGCGCTTCATGGTGCCATCCGAAGGCGGCGATTGGCGTGCGGTGACCTGGGGCGCCTTCGCCGAAGGCATCGAGCGCGCGGCCGCGCATCTCGTTGGGGTTGGCATCGAGCTGGGCGATCGCGGCGCGGTCTTCGCGCCCAACCGCGTCGAGTGGCTGATGGCGGCCCTGGGCATTCAAGCGGCCGGCGGCGTGATGGTGCCCATCTATCCCGCGAGCACACCGGACCAGGCCGCCTACGTGATCGAACACAGCGACGCAAAGGTCGTGTTCGTGGACACGGCGCCGCTGCTGTCGGCGCTGATCTCGCGTTGGAACGCCCTCGGCAAGGTCGCGCGCATCGTGACCCTGGACGACGCCGTGCAGCCCATGGATGTGCTGCGCGCGTTGCGAGAGCGCGGCGCCATGGACTTGCCCTCGGCTGCGGACGTGGAGGCGAAAATCGTGAGCTGGTCGCGAGCGCAGGCCGCTGGGGCGGCAGCATTGCATGACGCTCCATCCCTGGTTCAGCAGCGCATGGACGCGGTGAGTTTGGATCAACCCGGGCTCATGCTCTACACCAGCGGCACCACCGGCAATCCGAAGGGCGTGCCGCTCACCCATCGCAACGTGTCGATCAACGGCCTGGATTGGCTGCGAAACAACGCGCCGGTGCTGGAAGAGGGCTACGTGGATCTGCTGTGGCTGCCGATGAGCCACATCTTCGGCTTCGGCGAGGCGTGCCTGGGCAACACCCTGGGCTTCACGAGCTATCTGACGGACCCGGTCAGCGTGCTGTCCAAGCTGCCCGAAGTGAAGCCGAACGTACTGATGAGCGTGCCAGCATATTGGGAAAAGCTGGCGATTGCCGCGGGCGCGGAACCCGAGGGTGACGCGCGCCGCAAGCGCTTGGCTGAGCTGACGGGCGGACGCCTGCGCTTCTGTCTGTCGGGCGGCGCGGGCCTCAAACGCGAGGTCAAAGAGCTGTTCTACTCCTGCGGGTTGCTCATCATCGAAGGCTACGGGCTGACCGAGTGCTCACCGACCCTGACGCTCAATCGACCCGGCGCGTTCCGTTTCGATTCCGTGGGCCAGCCCTTGCCGAGCGTGCAGCTCAAGCTGGCGGAGGACGGCGAGATCTTGGCGAAAGGGCCGACGGTGTTCTCGGGCTATCACAAGGACGAGGCGGCGACGCGCGAAGCCTTCGACGACGATGGCTGGTTCAAGACCGGCGACGTGGGTCGCTTCACCGACGATGGCTTCTTGCAGATTGTGGATCGCAAGAAGGAAATTTTGGTGACGGCCGGGGGCAAGAACGTGCCGCCCGCCAACATCGAGCTGCGCTTTGCCGACGAGCCGCTGGTGCAGCACGCGGTGGTGTACGGAGACGGCAAGAAGTACTTGGTGCTCGGCCTTTGGCTCGACCCGGAGCAGGTGGACCGCGCTTTGGGTGACACGGCGCCTCAGGCGCGCAGCGAAGCCATTCGCACGATGGCGCAGGAAGCGGTGGACCGCGTCAACGCGCACCTCGCGAAGTTCGAGCAGATCAAGAGCTTCCGCATCATGGACGAGCCGCTGACGGTGTCCGGCGGGCTTCTCACGTCGACTTTGAAGGTGCGACGCAAGCAGGTGTACGCTCGCTTCGCGCCTCAGTTCGAGGGGATGTACGGAGCGTGA
- a CDS encoding alpha/beta fold hydrolase codes for MNRWFNLLRRVSAPPPAVGQTPHDVIHHENKWRLLRYRPRAEGPSAKTPILLVPSLINRHYVLDLMPGKSFAEWLVAQGFDTYIIDWGTPGAEDRYLTFDDVCDGYLARALSVTTRTAKAEQAHVLGYCMGGTLAAIHAAARPERVATLTALAAPIGFHDDGLLSAWTRSKGFDVSAMVQGFGNVPWQLMQGAFHLLRPTLNLSKAVHVIDRAWDDEFLDGFFALETWGNDNVSFPGECYQRYIEELWRKDALLRGDFTLSGKPVQLSNISCPVLAITFEHDNIVPHESARVLLDRVSSSDKVHLHLPGGHVGAVVSKKAKQTLWPKLADFWLQRDAAAHAKDAADAKAKTRTRTKDATAKDAAGHTKAKTRASAKGERGRQRRTG; via the coding sequence GTGAATCGCTGGTTCAATCTGCTGCGGCGGGTGAGCGCGCCGCCGCCGGCCGTGGGGCAGACGCCCCACGACGTGATCCACCACGAGAACAAGTGGCGGCTCTTGCGCTATCGCCCGCGCGCCGAAGGACCCAGCGCCAAGACGCCGATTCTGCTCGTGCCGTCGCTGATCAACCGTCACTACGTGCTCGACCTGATGCCGGGCAAGAGCTTCGCCGAGTGGCTGGTCGCTCAGGGCTTCGACACTTACATCATCGATTGGGGCACTCCCGGCGCCGAGGACCGCTACCTGACCTTCGACGACGTGTGCGATGGCTACTTGGCGCGCGCGCTTTCCGTCACGACTCGCACCGCGAAGGCGGAGCAAGCGCACGTGCTCGGCTACTGCATGGGAGGAACCCTGGCGGCCATCCACGCTGCCGCGCGCCCCGAGCGAGTGGCGACGCTCACCGCCTTGGCGGCGCCCATCGGCTTTCACGACGACGGCCTGCTCAGCGCGTGGACCCGCAGCAAAGGCTTCGACGTCAGCGCCATGGTTCAGGGCTTTGGCAACGTGCCCTGGCAGTTGATGCAGGGCGCCTTTCACCTGCTGCGACCGACGCTGAACCTGAGCAAAGCGGTGCATGTCATCGACCGCGCGTGGGATGACGAGTTCTTGGATGGCTTTTTCGCGCTGGAGACCTGGGGCAACGACAACGTGTCGTTCCCGGGTGAGTGCTATCAGCGCTACATCGAGGAGCTGTGGCGCAAGGATGCGCTCTTGCGGGGCGACTTCACGCTGTCGGGCAAGCCCGTGCAGCTGTCGAACATCTCTTGCCCCGTGCTCGCCATCACCTTCGAGCACGACAACATCGTGCCGCACGAAAGCGCGCGGGTGCTCTTGGATCGCGTGTCGAGCTCAGACAAGGTGCACTTGCATTTGCCTGGGGGTCACGTGGGCGCGGTGGTGAGCAAGAAGGCAAAGCAGACGCTGTGGCCGAAGCTCGCGGACTTCTGGTTGCAGCGGGACGCGGCGGCGCATGCGAAGGACGCGGCGGACGCGAAGGCGAAGACGCGCACGCGTACCAAGGACGCGACGGCGAAGGACGCGGCGGGACACACAAAGGCCAAGACGCGCGCGAGTGCCAAGGGTGAGCGCGGCCGACAGCGGCGCACCGGCTGA
- a CDS encoding helix-turn-helix domain-containing protein produces MPEMNPSERTQAVKDALVEALIRLMKDENLDAISVRAIGAEAGINHGLIHRHFGSKEELVRAAARAVSARFFELSPEREMLSHTFALIDADPALVPAVARLCLDGHADRLAAAAPSDAALARAVAPIARALERVGFATSLDPYVANALATAALLGWFTFRPLFETAFGVGPDAHQQVQGLLALLDEITAPEPKGGKAEP; encoded by the coding sequence ATGCCGGAAATGAACCCCTCCGAGCGCACCCAGGCAGTGAAGGACGCCTTGGTCGAAGCGCTGATCCGTCTGATGAAGGACGAGAATCTCGACGCGATCTCGGTGCGCGCCATCGGCGCCGAGGCCGGGATCAACCACGGGCTCATCCATCGGCACTTCGGTTCGAAAGAGGAACTGGTTCGGGCGGCCGCGCGAGCGGTCAGCGCGCGCTTCTTCGAGCTTTCGCCTGAACGGGAAATGCTCTCGCACACCTTCGCCCTGATCGACGCCGATCCGGCGCTCGTGCCTGCGGTCGCACGCTTGTGCTTGGACGGCCACGCGGACCGGTTGGCCGCGGCGGCACCCTCGGACGCCGCCCTGGCTCGCGCCGTCGCACCGATCGCTCGTGCCCTGGAGCGCGTGGGGTTTGCCACTTCGCTCGACCCATACGTCGCAAATGCGTTGGCGACGGCGGCGCTGCTCGGCTGGTTCACATTTCGCCCGTTGTTCGAGACGGCGTTCGGCGTGGGCCCCGATGCGCACCAACAGGTCCAAGGACTGCTCGCGCTCCTGGACGAGATTACGGCACCCGAGCCCAAGGGCGGAAAGGCAGAACCATGA
- a CDS encoding amidohydrolase family protein, which translates to MKHTITAAGLFDGTRFHNKPVSIDVEGERIAAVRFDANSASACPQTRFEQHFVMPGMINAHTHIARGGMFEAEEPVMLRQMAQNLAGTLDSGVTTVGDMGCTAGLITSLREHTSASVAGGPDILASGPLLTAPKGYPLNWLSPMHRTLGVAVPCSNERETARTVQRLRERGVDHIKLAFMDTSFQEQPMPTLESAVARAAADEAHRLGMRVYAHAHSLGDYHRALDAGVDALMHSCFEPLDQETVRRIADTGMAMTPTLFAYESVCVGAEQHWDQDGHYTQGITGPLLRSWTRFAEAYRESGNVVPDMYPPAGVRRARADELMRVAAANLVLLRDVGVPVAFGSDAAYGFCRMDRPLDELSAMGRAGLSHQEVLVAATRAAADLLRLADRGRIAPGCRADLVVVPSSVRTDLDALQHIVAVFRRGQRVLPLGGARASTPALRHVLRRARAMAAASRGIARTVGSACLDVLASA; encoded by the coding sequence ATGAAGCACACCATCACCGCGGCCGGGCTCTTCGACGGCACGCGCTTTCACAACAAGCCGGTCAGCATCGACGTCGAGGGAGAGCGAATCGCCGCGGTCCGCTTCGATGCGAACTCGGCATCCGCCTGTCCGCAGACGCGGTTCGAGCAGCACTTCGTCATGCCAGGCATGATCAACGCGCACACTCACATTGCGCGCGGTGGAATGTTCGAGGCCGAAGAGCCCGTGATGTTGCGCCAAATGGCCCAGAACCTGGCCGGCACGCTGGACTCCGGCGTCACGACCGTCGGTGACATGGGATGCACCGCGGGGCTCATCACCTCGCTTCGCGAACACACCTCGGCATCGGTCGCGGGCGGTCCGGACATCCTGGCGTCGGGTCCCCTGCTGACGGCTCCCAAGGGCTACCCACTCAACTGGCTGTCGCCGATGCATCGCACGCTTGGTGTCGCGGTGCCGTGCTCCAACGAGCGCGAAACGGCTCGAACAGTACAGCGCCTACGCGAGCGCGGCGTCGACCACATCAAGCTGGCGTTCATGGACACGTCGTTCCAAGAGCAGCCCATGCCGACGCTCGAAAGCGCGGTCGCCCGCGCTGCGGCGGACGAAGCGCACCGACTCGGGATGCGGGTGTATGCCCACGCGCATAGTCTCGGCGACTATCACCGCGCTCTCGACGCCGGGGTCGACGCATTGATGCACTCGTGCTTCGAGCCCCTCGACCAAGAAACCGTGCGCCGGATCGCAGACACGGGCATGGCGATGACGCCGACGCTGTTCGCGTACGAATCGGTGTGCGTCGGGGCGGAGCAGCATTGGGATCAAGACGGCCACTACACCCAGGGCATCACTGGGCCGTTGCTGCGATCGTGGACGCGATTCGCCGAGGCCTATCGCGAAAGCGGCAACGTGGTGCCGGACATGTACCCGCCAGCCGGGGTCCGTCGAGCTCGTGCGGACGAGTTGATGCGCGTCGCCGCGGCCAACCTCGTGTTGCTTCGGGACGTGGGTGTACCCGTCGCATTCGGCAGCGACGCGGCCTACGGCTTTTGCCGAATGGACCGCCCCCTGGACGAGCTATCCGCCATGGGTCGCGCCGGCTTGTCTCACCAAGAGGTGCTCGTTGCCGCTACGAGGGCGGCCGCGGACCTGCTTCGCCTCGCGGACCGCGGGCGCATCGCCCCGGGCTGTCGCGCGGATCTCGTGGTCGTGCCCAGCTCGGTCCGCACGGATCTGGACGCGCTCCAGCACATCGTGGCCGTGTTTCGTCGCGGTCAGCGCGTGCTTCCATTGGGCGGAGCGCGCGCATCCACGCCGGCGCTTCGCCACGTGCTCCGTCGCGCTCGGGCGATGGCGGCGGCCTCGCGGGGCATCGCGCGCACCGTAGGGAGTGCATGCCTCGACGTTCTGGCGAGCGCATAG
- a CDS encoding glycerophosphodiester phosphodiesterase family protein, translating to MQDPPLIIAKAGGAAEYPENTRLAIEATVALSRCARRHRVALEVDVRSSRDGHLVVHHDATLDRTTNGRGRVDDHDLSALDELRTKEGNHRLITLRNAWESAGDLELIVELHDEGATTLRALCDWLQDLGTSSQERVVVASERAAAVAAIRERVPTVRTSATAWEALALLVCAHLGLKGRAPRGQIWMVPPRFRGLDVLHPRLLRAARDAGDPVWAWVIDDAQQARELFARGVDGVFSTRPHALVAELEGKLAERGPAISR from the coding sequence ATGCAAGATCCTCCGCTCATCATCGCCAAGGCGGGAGGCGCGGCAGAGTATCCGGAAAACACCCGCCTTGCGATAGAGGCCACTGTCGCGTTGTCGCGGTGCGCGCGCCGCCACCGCGTCGCCCTGGAGGTCGACGTACGGAGCAGCCGTGACGGCCACCTCGTGGTGCACCACGACGCCACCCTAGACCGAACGACCAACGGTAGGGGTCGCGTCGACGATCACGATCTTTCCGCGCTCGACGAGCTGAGGACAAAGGAAGGAAACCACCGCCTCATCACCCTTCGAAACGCATGGGAATCGGCTGGTGACCTGGAGTTGATCGTCGAGCTGCACGATGAGGGAGCCACGACGCTGCGAGCATTGTGCGACTGGCTCCAGGATCTGGGTACGTCTTCGCAGGAGCGCGTGGTCGTCGCCAGCGAGCGCGCGGCCGCCGTCGCTGCCATACGCGAACGGGTGCCCACGGTGCGGACCTCTGCGACCGCGTGGGAGGCTCTGGCGCTTCTGGTTTGCGCACACCTTGGTCTGAAAGGCCGGGCTCCGCGCGGACAGATATGGATGGTGCCACCTCGCTTTCGAGGCCTCGACGTGCTGCATCCACGTCTGCTTCGAGCCGCGCGGGACGCTGGCGATCCGGTTTGGGCGTGGGTGATCGACGACGCGCAGCAAGCACGTGAGCTGTTCGCGCGCGGCGTAGACGGTGTGTTTTCCACTCGCCCGCACGCACTCGTCGCGGAACTAGAGGGCAAGCTCGCAGAACGGGGACCGGCGATCTCGCGATGA
- a CDS encoding Crp/Fnr family transcriptional regulator: MFPEVVTDRCRALADRFLRPILSGWAEVPEREWTHLLTLLSLTDVPKSASLTEAGVVADRFGLIASGVMCKRHLTVDGGGFVRAFAAEGEFVGAYVSMLTQTPSALRVEALQDTELLVVPYGAMEDLYARHACWERIGRKLAEAALVEREQRATELLTADATARYVNFLRTQRQVLGRVREADIASYLGITPVSLSRIKAQLAVRSAP, translated from the coding sequence ATGTTCCCAGAAGTAGTCACGGATCGGTGTCGGGCCCTCGCCGACAGGTTCTTGCGTCCCATACTGTCGGGTTGGGCGGAAGTGCCTGAACGCGAGTGGACTCACCTGCTCACGCTGCTGTCCCTGACTGACGTGCCCAAGAGCGCTTCGCTGACCGAAGCAGGAGTGGTCGCCGATCGTTTCGGGCTCATCGCCTCCGGTGTGATGTGTAAGCGCCACCTGACCGTCGATGGCGGCGGATTCGTGCGCGCCTTTGCCGCGGAGGGTGAATTCGTGGGCGCGTACGTATCCATGCTCACTCAGACCCCGTCCGCGCTCAGGGTCGAGGCCCTACAGGACACGGAGCTTCTCGTCGTGCCCTACGGCGCGATGGAGGACCTCTACGCACGGCACGCGTGCTGGGAGCGTATCGGTCGAAAGCTGGCCGAGGCAGCCTTGGTAGAGCGCGAACAGCGGGCGACGGAGCTGCTCACAGCGGATGCTACTGCGCGCTACGTCAACTTCCTGCGCACGCAGCGGCAGGTCCTGGGCCGCGTTCGAGAAGCGGACATTGCCTCGTATCTCGGCATAACTCCAGTCTCCCTCAGCCGCATCAAGGCGCAGCTGGCGGTGCGCAGTGCGCCATGA
- a CDS encoding DUF4156 domain-containing protein, with protein sequence MRARAWALTLTSCCLFALSAHGCKRAELKPEGAAVEVGAGAPPSPNCRSLGPIVGYSGGALGAHLSNEALAEHATNDLRNKAGIKGANYVSFGQPQFGVTGSKEGTANNSATVSGIAYQCPEAELVPAGAAGFEFGISSTDAEKICVDAGFGYGAHEQPGYFTCDGVPTPVGIQSDVLLRFCEGRLCWIRVSGGPVSGVWFDTYLELKNVLRRKYGIPKKSTVVLPTNCARNAIQPCLRDGSAHVMMQWSWSSRLIELAMDNSGGEPAIRLIYKANLDTDSAKSDGL encoded by the coding sequence ATGCGGGCAAGGGCGTGGGCGTTGACGTTGACGTCGTGCTGTCTGTTCGCCCTTTCCGCGCATGGCTGCAAGCGCGCCGAGCTGAAACCCGAGGGAGCAGCCGTGGAGGTAGGGGCCGGCGCGCCGCCTTCGCCAAACTGCCGCTCTTTGGGGCCCATCGTGGGCTACAGCGGTGGTGCGCTGGGCGCGCATCTCTCGAACGAAGCGCTGGCAGAGCACGCGACCAACGACTTGCGCAACAAGGCTGGCATCAAGGGGGCGAACTACGTGTCCTTCGGCCAGCCTCAGTTCGGGGTAACGGGCAGCAAAGAGGGCACGGCGAACAACTCCGCAACGGTGTCGGGCATCGCGTATCAATGTCCGGAGGCGGAGCTTGTTCCGGCTGGCGCCGCTGGATTCGAGTTTGGGATCTCCTCGACCGACGCGGAGAAGATCTGCGTCGACGCCGGGTTTGGCTACGGCGCTCACGAACAACCCGGATACTTTACGTGCGACGGCGTTCCCACACCTGTGGGAATCCAAAGCGACGTGCTGTTGAGATTCTGCGAGGGCCGTCTGTGCTGGATTCGCGTGAGCGGCGGACCCGTCTCCGGCGTGTGGTTCGACACGTACCTCGAGTTGAAGAACGTTTTGCGGCGGAAGTACGGAATTCCGAAGAAGAGCACCGTCGTGCTCCCAACGAACTGCGCGCGAAACGCGATTCAGCCTTGCCTTCGAGACGGGAGCGCGCACGTCATGATGCAATGGTCCTGGTCCTCCCGGCTGATCGAGCTTGCGATGGACAATTCCGGCGGCGAGCCTGCGATTCGTCTCATCTACAAGGCCAATCTCGATACCGATTCAGCAAAGTCGGACGGACTCTGA